The following nucleotide sequence is from Catillopecten margaritatus gill symbiont.
AACACTCAGGCTATGGTATCGGAGGTATTGGCTATACGATGCGTGATATGCTTGAGCATAAAATGATTGTCGTTAAAAGTTAACGAGTTTACAGCTATCCAATAGACTCACCCGCTGCCTGTAAATCAGCATGATACGAAGAACGGACCATCGGACCACTAGCAACTTGTGAAAACCCCATTTCTATGGCAGTGTCTTTATATGCTTTAAATTGCTCGGGTGTGATGTAGGCTTCAACGGCTAAGTGGTATTTGCTGGGTTGCAGATATTGACCAAGGGTCAACATATCGACATCATGTGCGCGTAAGTCAGACAGCACATTTAAAACCTGTTGCTTGGTTTCACCAACACCGAGCATCAAACCCGATTTAGTCGTTACCTCGGGGTGTTGTTGTTTAAACGACTGCAATAATTTCAAAGAATATTCATAACTTGCCCCTGGGCGAACTTTCGGATAAAGACTCGGCACAGTTTCAAGATTGTGATTAAACACATCAGGCGGACAAGTTTGGAAAACTTTAAGGGCCTTGTCAATCCTGCCTCTAAAATCTGGCGTTAGAATTTCAATCTTCACATTCGGTGTGGTTTTTCTAATAGCGTCAATACATTCTTTAAAATGGTTCGCACCACCATCACGCAAATCATCTCTATCCACTGAAGTAATCACCACATATTTAAGCGCCATTTTTTCAATGGTTTCTGCCAAATGCTTAGGTTCCTCTACATCAAGTGGCTTAGGTTTCCCGTGTGCCACATCGCAAAAAGGACAGCGACGGGTGCATATTTGCCCCATAATCATAAAAGTTGCCGTGCCATGGGTGAAGCATTCCGCAAGATTGGGGCATTGCGCCTCTTCACAAACGGTAAAAAGTTTTTGCGAACGCAAAGTGTCTTTAAGTTTGCCGACTTTTGAGCCTGAGGCTAATTTAATTCGAATCCAACTCGGTTTTTTAAGTGGAACACGCTCTGCATCAGGCTTAATCCTGAGTCTTGCGGTTTTTGATTCGCCTTTAAGGGCTTTGATTTCAATTTCTTGTGACATTTTCCGTTAATCGTTGCGTGAGTTCAGTGCCAATGGCTTCAAGTTGTACATTATCCGTTAAATCTAGCATTTGTGTGACGGCTAAACCTTGGTATCCACAAGGGTTTATCTGCGAAAAGGGCGATAAATCCATATCCACATTAAGACTCAGCCCGTGATAAGTGTTGCCATTTTTGACTTTTAGCCCCAAAGCGGCGATTTTAGCATCATTAACATACACACCATGTGCCCCTTCTTTGAGATGAGATTCAATGCCATAAGCGTGCAACAAATCCATAATTGATACCTCTATCAACGACACCATTTTTTTAACACCAATCCCCAAACGCCTTAAATCAATCAAACAATAAACCACTAATTGTCCCAACCCATGATAGGTAATTTGCCCGCCACGGTCGCTTTGCACCACGGGGATATTGTTGTTTTGTAATAGGTTTTTAGCCTTGCCAGAGATGCCTTGGGTGAACACAGCAGGGTGCTCAACAATCCACAATTCATCGTCGGTATCGGCTTGGCGTTCGGCAGTGAAGGTTTTCATTGCCGCCCAAGTTTGAGTGTAATCTTGAATGCCGAGGTTGGTTATTTTCAAAGGATATAAGCCACCAACGGATGGTCTTGCAGTTCTTTATTGATAGCATTCAACTGCACCACGCTGGTAGCGGTAATTCTAACAGTGTAAGAAATGTAATTACCCTTAGTGCTTTTCCTGCTGCTAATCTGGCTCGGATGAATTTCCCCAGCGTGGCGTTCGATGATGCAACACATTTCTGTGTGCAAATCATCGTGGTCTTTACCCATTACCTTAACGGGGTAGTCGCAAGGGAAATTAAAAATTTCTTCGGGAGTAGGTTTTGAGTTAGGCTTAATCATAATGAGTAATTTTAGTGGCTATTACTATAAAATAGGGGCAATTTTACATTTTTCAATCCTTATGCGTCCACAACAAATTATAACCATCTTAAATCAAGAATTTGAATCCGTTACCCACGGACACCATACTCCCGTAATGCTCTGGGGTGCACCAGGCATCGGCAAATCACAAATCATCAGTCAAGTTGCCATCGAGCACAAAGCCGCAATGATTGATATTCGCTTATCACAAATGGAGCCAAGCGACTTGCGTGGCATCCCCTTCAAAAACGGCGAACAAGTGGATTGGGCAATCCCTTCCTTATTACCCGATGCAAAACGACACGGCGACAAAGGCATCCTATTCTTAGACGAAATTACCTCCGCGCCTCCAACAGTTTCCGCTGCCGCCTACCAATTAATTTTAGACCGTCGTTTAGGTGACTACATCGTCCCTGACGGCTGGGTAATTTTTGCCGCAGGCAACCGCCAAGGTGATAGGGGGGTTACTTATTCAATGCCCGCCCCTCTTGCCAACCGTTTTTCACATTACGACCTAGAGGTCAATCTCGATGACTGGGTGGCTTGGGCATATAAAAATAACATTGATGAACGCATTATTGGTTTCTTGCGTTATCGCCCTGAACATTTATTTGAGTTTGATTCTGCACACAATCCTGTGGCTTTCCCCTCGCCAAGAACTTGGGAATTTACCCATCGTGCTTTGCAAAAATTTAAGGATAATTTAACCCTATTTAGAGCCGCAGCAACCGCTTGTGTTGGCGAAGTGGCAGGGGTTGAGGTTGCCACTTTTATTGAACATTTAGAAGATTTGCCTGATTTGGATGCGATTGTGAATGGCGAATCCGTGCCAATCCCCGATGCGATTGATTTGCAATACGCCATCTGCTCTGCCTTAGTCGGTAGAGCAATCAGCGTTAAAGACACTGGTGACGCACAAAAAGTCTGGGGCAATATCCTTAATTTCGCCAAAGATTTTCCACAAAAAGAACTGGGTGTGATGTTGGTTTCTGATATGCAACGTGCGATTGGGGGTGATATTTTTGCTGTGCCTGAGTTTGCGAATTGGGCAACAAAGATTGCCGATACAATGTTTGACTAATTCCGTGGATAAATACCCAACATGGCAAGACAGTGCAATACAACCTAATGAAAAAGTTAGTGTGGTTGGTGAAGATATTATCCAGTCAGAGCAAGAGAGTGAATTGAGTGCAATTGAATTGAAAGCCATTAAAGCTCAACTCACAAAAGCCCGTACCCAACTTATACTCGACAGTCCTTTTTTAGGTAATTTGGTGTTGCGTTTACCGTTGATAGCAGCCGATTCTTGGTGCAAAACCAGTGCTACCGATGCCAAAAGTTTTTATTATAATCCCAAATTTATTGATGCACTCAATAACCCTCAAATTAAGTTTGTTTTAATCCACGAAGCATTACATTGTGCCTTGACGCACTTTGCCCGCAGGGGTAATCGTGTTAAGTATAAATGAAGACCCTTGCATTAGGTATGAATATCGCCTAAAAGCCAACTTTCATCCATTTGATAACTTTTACAAAACCTGTCTTAACCCTGCTAGGACTGGCTTTGTAAAAATTACCAACTGAATAAAATTTAACTTTTAGGCGATATTCATACCTAATGCAGGGGTCTCTATTTGACTAAGATTACCCGTATTTTTTTAACGGCACTTTGTTTTAGGGTAGAATAGTCATCTTTTGCAAAAAAATAACTATGTTAGAAAAATTTAGCGTTACCAACTTTAAAAATTTTAACGAAGAATTAATACTTGACTTTGCTGCCAGCGATTATCAATTTAACCCACAATCTATTAAAGACGGCATTATTAAAACTGCGATTGTCTATGGTGCTAATGCCTCTGGAAAATCTAATCTCGGTTTTGCAATATTCGATATTGTTCAACATTTAACCGATAACGAAAGTAGAGGGGATTTTTATCAACATTATTTAACAAAGCCAAGCAATAACCCTTATGCAGATTTTGAATATTGCTTTAAATTTGAAGAAAACAAGGTGGTTTATCAATATAAAAAAACCAGCCATGAAACGCTAGGCGATGAATGCTTAATAATTAATGACAAAAAGGTTTTATCAGTTGTGCGTAGTGATAAAAAATCTGCTGTTTTTTCGTTAGAAGGTTCTGGAAATTTAAGCAAAAACATTAGCGGTGTTAATTTATCAATCATTAAATATGTTAAAGAAAATACTATTTTAGAAGACAATCAAGAAAATACCATATTTAAGCAATTTTGTGATTTTATCAACGAGATGTTATTTTTTAGTTCATTGGAACATAACACCTACTTAGGACTAGAAAGCGGCTCAAGAGAATTAGATAAAGATATTATTGACCAAGGTCATGTTGATGACTTCCAACAGTTTCTTAATAAAGCAGGTATTAAATGCACACTAAGTGTTATTGTGGACGAAAATGGAGAAGAAAGAATAGTTTTTGATTTTGATGGTGAGTATATTAATTTTTTTGAAATTGCTTCACAAGGAACAAAGTCTATAACTTTATTTTATTATTGGTATCAGCGCATTCAAGCTAATAAAACTTCTTTTGTATTCATTGATGAGTTTGATTCGTTCTACCATCATAACCTATCTAAGTTTGTTGTTAAAAAACTAAAAGAAATTGATGTTCAAGTTATTTTTACTACGCATAATACGGACATTATGACTAATGATTTGTTACGTCCTGATTGTTATTTTATTTTAGCTAATAATCAGATTACTGCTATAAATAAACTAACTGATCAAGAATTACGCACAGCCCATAACTTGCAAAAACTTTATAAAGCCCACGCATTTGAATAATGGCAGACAATTCGATTACTTTGTTTGTGTTTGAAGGAAAGAAACAAGAGCGTCAATATTTACATATTTTTCTTGAGGCTTTATCTTTGAATGTTAATCGAATAGAAATTGCGTTTTGCACGCATATTTATACATTACATAAGAAGTTAGAAGAGAGTATTAATTTAGACACTTTTGAGTTATTAAAGGAAGAATGCACTGCATTAAGTCCAACAGATTACGATAGAGATGACATTGCTAGAATATATCTATTTTTTGATTACGATGGACATGTGCCAGAAGCAGATGATGAGAAAATACAAAAAATGTTAAAGGTATTTGATAATGAAACAGAAAAGGGGAAACTTTTTTTGAGTTATCCAATGTTAGAAGCCTTGGCTGATGGGGTCGATAATTTTAAAGGTGCTAATACAGATATTAGTTTAGGACGTCGCTACAAATGCTATAAAAACATTAGAGAGCTATCTCAAGATGATCTTAAAAAGGCAACCAAAAAACACCTTAAAAAAGCCAACTATTTAGTAAATAAAAAGTACCAAATTCCTAGTAATTTAATTGAACAATCCGATATTTTTACCGCTCAACAAATAAAATATATTGTAAATAACGAGGTCGCTATATTGAGTGCCTTACCTTTATTCTATCTAGATTATAAAGGCGTATCAGGTATCAGCAATGAGTGAATCAAAATATCCATTTTGGCAAGATGGCTCTATGCAAGTGGAGAAATCTAGATCTGAAGAGCAACTTAGAGTTGTTGGTGAAGATATTATCCAGTCAGAGCAAGAGAGTGAATTGAGTGCAATTGAATTGAAAGCCATTAAAGCTCAACTCACAAAAGCCCGTACCCAACTTATACTCGACAGTCCTTTTTTAGGTAATCTTGTGTTGCGTTTACCGTTGATAGCAGCGGATTCTTGGTGCAAAACCAGTGCTACCGATGCCAAAAGTTTTTATTACAATCCCGAGTTTATTGATTCACTCAACAATCATCAGATTAAATTTGTACTCATTCACGAGGCGCTACATTGTGCTTTGACGCACTTTGCCCGCAGGGGTAATCGTGTTAAGCATAAATGGGATTTGGCTTGTGATTTTGCGATTAATCCATTGTTGGTAAAAGAAGGGTTTCATCCGCCGATTGATGTGCCAATTTTTCGTCAATATGAAGGGATGATTGCCGAAGAAATTTATCCAATGATTGACGACAATCTCGACCAAGAGCCGATGGACCAACATTTATACGATGACCAAGCCAATGATGATTCTAAGGAATCGGAAGGTGGAATGCGCGAGGATGATTTGCAAAAAGAAAAAGAACCAGAAAATAATCCAAACTCAAAATCTGATAATCAACAAGGCAAAGGCGCTCCGCAACTTGCCCAACAACCCCCAATTTTAAAACCCGATGAAGTCGAACAACTTGCTACTCAATGGCAAAAAAACCTTGCTTCCAGTGCTCAACTCGCCCAACAAGCAGGTAAGCTAAACGGCGAATTTTCTAAACTCATTGATTTTTTCCTCCAACCCCAAGTCTCGTGGCAATCACTCTTAGCTCAATATATGACCAACTTTGCTCGAGACGACTTCTCCTACACACGCCCCTCACGCCGCTCAGGCGATGCCATCTTGCCTTCTCTAAAATCACAACAAGTTGATATCACCATCGCCATCGACACATCGGGCTCAATTTCCCAAGAAGAAGTCAACGAATTCATCTCCGAAGTCGATGCCATTAAATCCAACCTGCGTGCCAGCATCACACTCCTCGCCTGCGACGACACACTTTCCCCGCAATGCCCATGGCGTTTTGAAGCCTGGAACGAGCTACAATTCCCCACCTCCCTCGGCGGTGGCAAAGGCACCAATTTCACCCCCGTCTTCAACCACATCAACACCCAAGACACTCCCTGCGATGTCCTCATCTACTTCACCGACGCCAAAGGCATATTCCCCGACACCAAGCCTACTTATCCAGTTATGTGGCTAGTCAAAGGCAAGGAACCCATCCCTTGGGGTGCTAGAATTCAACTGAATTAATGATGAAAGATTTTACTGCCACTGAACTTGATGCTTACTTAAAGGACAACCAGCCTTTACTGCTAGATGTACGAGAGCAATGGGAATGGGATAAGTGTCATTTTGAAAACTCAAAATTACTCCCTATGGGGCAGATTATGGCAAATATCGATTCGTTAGATAAATCAGAAGAAATTGTCATTATTTGTCACCATGGCATTCGCTCTATGCAAGTGGCTCGTTATTTTGACTCAATTGGATTTGAAAAAGTGATTAATTTACGGGGTGGTATTGATGCTTGGGCGAAACAGGTGGATACCTTAATGACGCTTTACTAAGGGGCACCCCTAGATAATTTTAAAAAACTGATTAAATTCTTTTCTTTCACTTTGTGCGGTTTTAATGTCGATTGGCTCAAAGCGTAGAAGGGTATTAGGGTGGCGTTGAGCAAGTTGGGCTAAATCTAGGGAAAAAACAGTGCCGATTTTTGGATAACCACCGATGTTGGGGGCATCTTTTAATAGGATGATGGGAAGTCCGTTGGCGATT
It contains:
- the lipA gene encoding Lipoyl synthase, giving the protein MSQEIEIKALKGESKTARLRIKPDAERVPLKKPSWIRIKLASGSKVGKLKDTLRSQKLFTVCEEAQCPNLAECFTHGTATFMIMGQICTRRCPFCDVAHGKPKPLDVEEPKHLAETIEKMALKYVVITSVDRDDLRDGGANHFKECIDAIRKTTPNVKIEILTPDFRGRIDKALKVFQTCPPDVFNHNLETVPSLYPKVRPGASYEYSLKLLQSFKQQHPEVTTKSGLMLGVGETKQQVLNVLSDLRAHDVDMLTLGQYLQPSKYHLAVEAYITPEQFKAYKDTAIEMGFSQVASGPMVRSSYHADLQAAGESIG
- the lipB gene encoding Octanoyltransferase, which produces MKITNLGIQDYTQTWAAMKTFTAERQADTDDELWIVEHPAVFTQGISGKAKNLLQNNNIPVVQSDRGGQITYHGLGQLVVYCLIDLRRLGIGVKKMVSLIEVSIMDLLHAYGIESHLKEGAHGVYVNDAKIAALGLKVKNGNTYHGLSLNVDMDLSPFSQINPCGYQGLAVTQMLDLTDNVQLEAIGTELTQRLTENVTRN
- a CDS encoding Sulfurtransferase; protein product: MMKDFTATELDAYLKDNQPLLLDVREQWEWDKCHFENSKLLPMGQIMANIDSLDKSEEIVIICHHGIRSMQVARYFDSIGFEKVINLRGGIDAWAKQVDTLMTLY